One Desulfuromonas acetexigens genomic window carries:
- a CDS encoding helix-turn-helix domain-containing protein: MTKLSEAELASWEKTRDLNAELLAALPEGKRGDWARKTDFIPQDDGTVRRIVTRRDGTVEKDEIVTSERAQVALARAATGLSQSAFAKLLGVSVRTLQEWEQGRKVPSGAAATLLKVATRYPEILQELAA; encoded by the coding sequence ATGACTAAATTGTCCGAGGCCGAACTCGCATCATGGGAAAAAACTCGCGACTTGAATGCGGAATTGCTTGCTGCATTGCCGGAAGGCAAGCGTGGGGATTGGGCCAGGAAAACGGATTTCATTCCACAGGACGATGGAACCGTGCGCCGCATTGTCACGCGCCGTGATGGAACGGTCGAAAAGGATGAAATCGTTACCTCCGAACGGGCGCAGGTCGCCCTTGCCCGGGCGGCAACAGGGCTTTCGCAGTCCGCTTTCGCCAAACTTCTCGGGGTTTCCGTCAGGACGTTGCAGGAATGGGAGCAGGGGAGGAAAGTCCCCTCGGGGGCGGCGGCCACCCTTCTTAAAGTCGCTACCCGTTACCCTGAAATTCTTCAGGAATTGGCGGCGTAA
- a CDS encoding OmpA family protein: MRNGLIGLLLLLLWGCAGGTPSPAPVVEAAAPTPSAAELRASAALLPGVEIDPGEGLTLRYPGERLFSAGAALPLAGGVEMLEPLADWLAASGRVRWRGTVRAATDVSPEYDRQLAQARAELLGRYFTNRGIDREKLELTAEGGTGAPFELELRE; this comes from the coding sequence ATGAGGAACGGACTGATCGGCCTGTTGCTGCTGCTATTGTGGGGATGTGCCGGTGGCACTCCGTCCCCGGCCCCGGTCGTCGAAGCGGCGGCGCCGACGCCGTCGGCGGCGGAGTTGCGGGCGAGCGCCGCGCTGCTCCCCGGGGTCGAGATTGATCCCGGGGAAGGCCTGACCCTGCGCTATCCCGGCGAACGCCTCTTCAGCGCGGGGGCGGCCCTGCCCCTGGCGGGCGGGGTCGAGATGCTCGAGCCCCTGGCCGATTGGCTGGCGGCGAGCGGCCGCGTCCGCTGGCGGGGAACGGTGCGCGCCGCCACCGATGTTTCTCCGGAGTACGACCGGCAGCTGGCCCAGGCCCGGGCCGAACTGCTCGGCCGCTATTTCACCAATCGCGGAATCGATAGGGAAAAGCTCGAACTGACGGCGGAGGGAGGGACGGGAGCTCCCTTCGAGCTGGAGTTGCGGGAGTAA
- a CDS encoding sugar phosphate nucleotidyltransferase has protein sequence MKIILPVAGKGTRLRPHTHTKAKSLVHVAGKTVLEHIVSRLLVLDNIELIFITDENGQQIEAYMKEKFPQVECRYIVQKDRLGPAHAVSLAGPHIHEGDDVLVVFNDTIFVTELNRIPKLCADCDGLIYSKEVEDYQRFGVNVLRDGLIIDMVEKPDTPISKLAQVGLYYLKDGRRFMDYIGATIAAGDTVKGEYYLPAVFMRMIHDGARFRAPELDEWLDCGKPETLLETNRYLLRGRHHTHGEVYNSVLIEPVHIAKGAVVRNSILGPDVSIAPGCVIEEAIIKDSIINANSHAKDSILHYSILGDNVSLIGSPRKMSIGDHSVIVMEG, from the coding sequence ATGAAAATCATTCTTCCTGTTGCCGGCAAGGGAACCCGCCTGCGTCCGCACACCCATACCAAGGCCAAATCCCTGGTCCATGTGGCCGGCAAGACCGTTCTCGAACATATCGTCAGCCGCCTGCTGGTGCTCGATAACATCGAGCTGATCTTCATCACCGACGAGAACGGCCAGCAGATCGAGGCCTATATGAAAGAGAAGTTTCCCCAGGTCGAATGCCGCTACATCGTGCAGAAGGATCGCCTCGGCCCGGCCCACGCCGTATCGCTGGCGGGGCCGCACATCCATGAGGGGGACGACGTGTTGGTGGTCTTCAACGACACCATTTTCGTCACCGAACTCAATCGCATCCCCAAACTCTGCGCCGACTGCGACGGCCTGATCTACTCCAAGGAAGTGGAGGATTACCAGCGTTTCGGCGTCAACGTGCTGCGGGACGGCCTGATCATCGACATGGTCGAGAAGCCCGACACCCCCATTTCCAAACTGGCCCAGGTCGGCCTCTACTATCTCAAGGACGGCCGGCGTTTCATGGATTACATCGGCGCGACCATCGCCGCCGGCGACACGGTGAAGGGGGAGTACTACCTGCCCGCCGTCTTCATGCGCATGATCCACGACGGCGCCCGCTTCCGCGCCCCCGAGCTGGACGAGTGGCTCGACTGCGGCAAGCCCGAGACCCTGCTCGAAACCAACCGCTACCTGCTGCGCGGCCGTCATCACACCCACGGCGAAGTCTACAACTCGGTTCTCATCGAGCCGGTGCACATCGCCAAGGGGGCGGTGGTGCGCAACTCCATCCTCGGCCCCGACGTCTCCATCGCCCCCGGCTGCGTCATCGAAGAAGCCATCATCAAGGACTCGATCATCAACGCCAACAGTCACGCCAAGGACAGCATCCTGCACTACTCGATCCTCGGCGACAACGTCTCCCTGATCGGCTCCCCCCGCAAAATGAGCATCGGCGACCATTCGGTGATCGTGATGGAGGGGTAG
- a CDS encoding type II toxin-antitoxin system RelE/ParE family toxin, translating into MYQFVELQPFSAVREKYFDEEEFLSLQAYLLGNPDAGDVIPRSGGCRKLRWAAQGHGKRGGVRVIYFLRFAHGQIVLVTMYAKNVQENIDPGLLRRIKESFSHD; encoded by the coding sequence ATGTATCAGTTCGTTGAATTGCAGCCATTTTCGGCTGTCCGTGAAAAATATTTTGATGAAGAGGAGTTTCTCTCTCTTCAGGCCTATTTGCTGGGGAACCCTGATGCGGGGGATGTTATTCCACGCTCGGGTGGATGTCGAAAGTTGCGATGGGCGGCGCAGGGCCACGGAAAAAGAGGTGGAGTACGGGTGATCTATTTTTTGCGATTCGCCCATGGACAGATTGTTTTGGTCACCATGTACGCGAAAAATGTCCAGGAAAATATCGACCCCGGCTTGTTAAGGCGAATCAAGGAGAGTTTCAGTCATGACTAA
- a CDS encoding radical SAM protein — MYGYFDYDHPLFRPPSEAHSLIFQITLGCSRNRCTFCGMYKGKPFRVRPVAEIRAETEGIPPAHRPHIQRIFLADGDALIYPQKGLLEILDELNRAFPRLTRIGAYASPASLAGKTGEDLAALRERKLRILYFGLESGDDATLGAIDKGYGGTEMLAFCRKAQAAGMKLSVTAILGLAGAERSREHARATAEWITALSPEYFSLLTLFHRHNDDFLRGITPLSRGGILEEASELLRHLVPRRTILRSNHVSNFLQLAGSYPKDRQTLIDQVEAAIARARRRPEWYDEIPDYREEIY; from the coding sequence ATGTACGGCTACTTCGACTACGACCACCCCCTCTTTCGCCCACCGAGCGAGGCGCACAGCCTGATCTTTCAGATCACCCTCGGCTGCTCGCGCAACCGCTGCACTTTCTGCGGCATGTACAAGGGCAAACCCTTCCGCGTTCGCCCGGTCGCGGAGATCCGCGCCGAGACCGAAGGCATCCCGCCGGCGCACCGGCCGCATATCCAGCGGATCTTTCTCGCCGACGGCGACGCCCTGATCTATCCCCAAAAGGGCCTGCTGGAGATTCTCGACGAGCTCAATCGCGCCTTTCCCCGCCTGACCCGGATCGGCGCCTACGCCTCCCCCGCCAGCCTCGCGGGCAAAACCGGCGAAGACCTCGCCGCCCTGCGGGAACGGAAGCTGCGCATCCTCTACTTCGGGCTGGAAAGCGGCGACGACGCCACCCTGGGCGCCATCGACAAAGGCTATGGCGGCACGGAGATGCTCGCCTTCTGCCGCAAGGCGCAAGCCGCGGGGATGAAGCTGTCGGTGACGGCGATCCTCGGCCTGGCCGGGGCGGAGCGCTCGCGGGAACACGCCCGGGCGACGGCGGAATGGATCACCGCCCTCTCCCCGGAATACTTTTCGCTCCTCACCCTCTTCCATCGCCACAACGACGACTTCCTGCGCGGCATCACCCCCCTGAGCCGGGGCGGCATTCTCGAAGAAGCGAGCGAACTGCTGCGGCATCTCGTCCCCCGCCGCACCATTTTGCGTTCCAACCACGTCTCCAACTTTCTGCAGCTGGCCGGCAGCTACCCCAAGGACCGGCAGACGCTCATCGACCAGGTCGAAGCCGCCATCGCCCGCGCCCGGCGCCGGCCCGAGTGGTACGACGAGATTCCGGACTATCGGGAAGAAATCTACTGA
- a CDS encoding superinfection immunity protein — MPFDRSRLLNLLVNVVAVGLVVAVVYYILVPVVGFLWSVSVAAATDGYRWAVEVFTYFARWDRALFLLLGLVVYLVPALLAFTKGHPNRRGIFALNLLTGWSVIGWALALVWSLPGKGATEGE, encoded by the coding sequence TTGCCGTTCGATCGTTCCCGCCTGCTGAACCTGTTGGTCAATGTCGTCGCCGTCGGCCTGGTCGTTGCCGTTGTCTATTACATTCTGGTGCCGGTCGTCGGCTTTCTCTGGTCGGTTTCGGTTGCCGCCGCGACGGACGGCTATCGGTGGGCGGTGGAGGTTTTTACCTATTTCGCCCGCTGGGATCGGGCGCTCTTTTTGCTGCTCGGGCTTGTCGTCTACCTGGTGCCGGCGCTTCTGGCTTTCACAAAGGGGCATCCGAACCGGCGGGGGATTTTTGCGCTGAATCTGCTCACCGGCTGGTCGGTCATCGGCTGGGCCCTCGCCCTGGTCTGGAGTTTGCCGGGCAAGGGCGCCACCGAGGGGGAATGA
- the hslO gene encoding Hsp33 family molecular chaperone HslO, with the protein MTDHLVRILSKDGSLRAVAAATTNLTESIRLRQGTDPTATVALGRLVAGAALMGALLKGDQRLALMIEGSGPLQRLHAETDAFGHVRGSIKNPIADLPPKADRFDVAGAVGKAGFLHVIKDLCLKEPYRGMVQLYSSEIAEDLAYYLTTSEQVPSTVGLGVALDQDFAVAAAGGFLVQAMPDGDPELLPLLEERLRQLPPMTSLLREGKTPLQILEGIFQDIPFTVQLETPLEFRCTCNLAQVTAMLRALPADEVRTMLEEDQGATITCEFCKQQYHFTAEELSALPQLKN; encoded by the coding sequence ATGACCGATCACCTGGTCCGCATTCTCAGCAAGGACGGTTCGCTGCGCGCCGTCGCCGCCGCCACTACGAACCTGACCGAAAGCATCCGCCTCCGCCAGGGGACCGACCCCACCGCCACCGTCGCCCTCGGTCGCCTGGTCGCCGGCGCGGCCCTGATGGGGGCGCTGCTCAAGGGGGATCAACGCCTGGCGCTGATGATCGAGGGGAGCGGCCCCTTGCAGCGGCTGCACGCGGAAACCGACGCCTTCGGCCATGTGCGCGGCTCAATCAAAAACCCGATCGCCGACCTGCCGCCAAAAGCGGATCGTTTCGATGTCGCCGGAGCGGTGGGCAAGGCGGGGTTTCTGCACGTCATCAAGGATCTCTGTCTGAAGGAGCCGTACCGGGGCATGGTCCAGCTCTACAGCAGCGAAATCGCCGAGGATCTTGCCTACTACCTGACCACTTCGGAGCAGGTGCCGTCGACCGTCGGCCTCGGCGTCGCCCTCGACCAGGATTTCGCCGTCGCCGCCGCCGGCGGCTTTCTGGTGCAGGCGATGCCCGACGGCGACCCGGAACTTCTCCCCCTGCTCGAAGAGCGCCTGCGGCAACTGCCGCCGATGACCAGCCTGCTGCGCGAGGGGAAAACGCCGCTGCAAATCCTGGAAGGCATCTTCCAGGACATCCCCTTCACCGTACAACTGGAAACGCCGCTGGAATTCCGCTGCACCTGCAACCTGGCCCAGGTCACCGCCATGCTCCGCGCGCTCCCCGCCGACGAAGTGCGCACCATGCTCGAAGAAGACCAGGGGGCCACGATCACCTGCGAGTTCTGCAAGCAGCAATATCATTTCACCGCCGAGGAACTTTCCGCCCTGCCGCAGCTGAAGAATTAG
- a CDS encoding type II toxin-antitoxin system VapC family toxin produces MSGVLVDSNIILDLVTDDPNWGDWSEEMLQCYAKTGPLFINDVVYAEISIGFWRIEELDEMLSCGNFAHLPMPREALFLAGKVFLDYRRSGGTRTSPLPDFFIGAHAAVSGYPLLTRDRARYRTYFPTLALIAPTH; encoded by the coding sequence ATGAGTGGAGTTTTAGTCGATTCCAACATCATTCTCGATCTGGTCACCGACGATCCGAACTGGGGCGACTGGTCGGAGGAGATGTTGCAATGCTACGCCAAAACCGGCCCCTTGTTCATCAACGATGTGGTTTATGCAGAAATTTCCATCGGTTTTTGGCGGATCGAGGAATTGGACGAGATGTTGAGTTGCGGCAACTTTGCGCACCTGCCCATGCCGCGAGAAGCGTTGTTTCTGGCCGGCAAAGTCTTTCTGGATTACCGTCGGAGCGGTGGAACGCGAACCTCTCCCTTGCCGGATTTTTTCATCGGCGCCCATGCCGCGGTTTCCGGTTATCCCCTGCTCACCCGCGACCGGGCACGCTACCGGACCTACTTTCCGACCCTAGCGCTCATCGCCCCCACCCATTGA
- a CDS encoding AbrB/MazE/SpoVT family DNA-binding domain-containing protein, whose protein sequence is MKVTSKGQVTIPKGVREKLGIAPLNEVEFVEEKGRVFLVKKGVGESGSKEFARLRGCATVRMSTEEIMRLTRSEE, encoded by the coding sequence ATGAAAGTCACCAGTAAAGGGCAGGTTACCATCCCCAAGGGGGTTCGGGAGAAGTTGGGCATCGCCCCCTTAAACGAGGTGGAATTTGTCGAGGAGAAAGGCCGAGTGTTTCTGGTCAAGAAAGGCGTTGGCGAGTCGGGAAGCAAAGAGTTCGCCCGACTACGCGGGTGCGCCACAGTAAGGATGAGCACCGAAGAAATTATGCGTCTGACTCGGAGCGAGGAATGA